The following coding sequences lie in one Camelus bactrianus isolate YW-2024 breed Bactrian camel chromosome 8, ASM4877302v1, whole genome shotgun sequence genomic window:
- the CCN6 gene encoding cellular communication network factor 6 isoform X1, with the protein MRGPLLSTLLLAALSQFCCRAQGTGLLDTAPEGRPGEASEVHHRKQFCHWPCRCPRQKPSCPPGVSLVRDGCGCCKICAKQPGDTCNEADLCDPHKGLYCDYSADRPRYETGVCAYLVAVGCEFNRVHYHNGQVFQPHPLFSCLCVSGAIGCTPLFIPKLADSHCSGAKGGKKTDQSKCGLASSQQQLSTSYKTMPAYRNLPLIWKRKCLVQATKWTPCSRTCGMGISNRVTNENSNCEMRKEKRLCYIQPCDSNISNMVKIPKGKTCQPTFQLFKAEKFVFSGCSSTQSYKPTFCGVCLDKRCCVPNKSKMITIQFDCPNEGSFKWKMRWITSCVCQRNCRDPGDIFSELKIL; encoded by the exons ATGCGGGGCCCGCTCCTCTCCACGCTCCTCCTGGCTGCTCTGTCGCAG TTCTGCTGCAGGGCCCAGGGTACTGGGCTGCTCGACACGGCACCTGAAGGAAGGCCTGGAGAAGCGTCAGAAGTGCACCATCGTAAACAGTTTTGTCACTGGCCCTGTAGATGCCCTCGTCAGAAGCCCAGTTGCCCTCCTGGAGTGAGCTTGGTGAGAGATGGCTGTGGATGCTGTAAAATCTGTGCTAAGCAACCAGGGGACACCTGCAACGAAGCTGACCTCTGTGACCCCCACAAAGGGCTGTACTGTGACTACTCAGCAGACAGGCCTAGGTACGAGACCGGAGTGTGTGCAT acCTTGTAGCTGTGGGATGTGAGTTCAACAGGGTTCATTATCATAATGGCCAAGTGTTCCAGCCCCATCCACTGTTCAGCTGCCTCTGTGTGAGTGGGGCCATTGGATGCACACCTCTGTTCATACCAAAGCTGGCTGACAGTCACTGCTCGGGGGCTAAAGGTGGAAAGAAGACTGATCAATCAAAATGTGGCCTGGCATCGTCACAACAGCAGCTTTCAACAAGCTACAAAACAATGCCAG CTTATAGGAATCTCCCACttatatggaaaagaaaatgtcttgTGCAAGCAACAAAGTGGACCCCTTGCTCCAGAACATGTGGGATGGGAATATCTAATAGAGTAACCAATGAAAATAGCAACTgtgaaatgagaaaagagaaaagactgtGCTATATTCAGCCTTGTGACAGCAATATATCAAACATGGTAAAG atcccCAAAGGAAAAACATGCCAACCTACTTTCCAACTCTTCAAAGCTGAGAAATTTGTCTTCTCTGGATGCTCAAGCACGCAGAGTTACAAACCCACTTTCTGTGGAGTATGCTTGGATAAGAGATGCTGTGTCCCTAACAAGTCTAAAATGATTACTATTCAGTTTGATTGCCCAAATGAAGGGTCATTTAAATGGAAGATGCGGTGGATTACATCTTGTGTATGTCAGAGAAACTGTAGAGATCCAGGAGATATATTTTCTGAGCTCAAGATCCTATAA
- the CCN6 gene encoding cellular communication network factor 6 isoform X2 yields the protein MRGPLLSTLLLAALSQFCCRAQGTGLLDTAPEGRPGEASEVHHRKQFCHWPCRCPRQKPSCPPGVSLVRDGCGCCKICAKQPGDTCNEADLCDPHKGLYCDYSADRPRYETGVCAYLVAVGCEFNRVHYHNGQVFQPHPLFSCLCVSGAIGCTPLFIPKLADSHCSGAKGGKKTDQSKCGLASSQQQLSTSYKTMPDACQAFNLLPALWSLNCCLHSRSPKEKHANLLSNSSKLRNLSSLDAQARRVTNPLSVEYAWIRDAVSLTSLK from the exons ATGCGGGGCCCGCTCCTCTCCACGCTCCTCCTGGCTGCTCTGTCGCAG TTCTGCTGCAGGGCCCAGGGTACTGGGCTGCTCGACACGGCACCTGAAGGAAGGCCTGGAGAAGCGTCAGAAGTGCACCATCGTAAACAGTTTTGTCACTGGCCCTGTAGATGCCCTCGTCAGAAGCCCAGTTGCCCTCCTGGAGTGAGCTTGGTGAGAGATGGCTGTGGATGCTGTAAAATCTGTGCTAAGCAACCAGGGGACACCTGCAACGAAGCTGACCTCTGTGACCCCCACAAAGGGCTGTACTGTGACTACTCAGCAGACAGGCCTAGGTACGAGACCGGAGTGTGTGCAT acCTTGTAGCTGTGGGATGTGAGTTCAACAGGGTTCATTATCATAATGGCCAAGTGTTCCAGCCCCATCCACTGTTCAGCTGCCTCTGTGTGAGTGGGGCCATTGGATGCACACCTCTGTTCATACCAAAGCTGGCTGACAGTCACTGCTCGGGGGCTAAAGGTGGAAAGAAGACTGATCAATCAAAATGTGGCCTGGCATCGTCACAACAGCAGCTTTCAACAAGCTACAAAACAATGCCAG ATGCGTGCCAGGCTTTTAATCTGCTTCCTGCGCTGTGGTCTTTAAACTGTTGCCTACATTCCAG atcccCAAAGGAAAAACATGCCAACCTACTTTCCAACTCTTCAAAGCTGAGAAATTTGTCTTCTCTGGATGCTCAAGCACGCAGAGTTACAAACCCACTTTCTGTGGAGTATGCTTGGATAAGAGATGCTGTGTCCCTAACAAGTCTAAAATGA
- the CCN6 gene encoding cellular communication network factor 6 isoform X3: MRGPLLSTLLLAALSQFCCRAQGTGLLDTAPEGRPGEASEVHHRKQFCHWPCRCPRQKPSCPPGVSLVRDGCGCCKICAKQPGDTCNEADLCDPHKGLYCDYSADRPRYETGVCAYLVAVGCEFNRVHYHNGQVFQPHPLFSCLCVSGAIGCTPLFIPKLADSHCSGAKGGKKTDQSKCGLASSQQQLSTSYKTMPDACQAFNLLPALWSLNCCLHSSL; the protein is encoded by the exons ATGCGGGGCCCGCTCCTCTCCACGCTCCTCCTGGCTGCTCTGTCGCAG TTCTGCTGCAGGGCCCAGGGTACTGGGCTGCTCGACACGGCACCTGAAGGAAGGCCTGGAGAAGCGTCAGAAGTGCACCATCGTAAACAGTTTTGTCACTGGCCCTGTAGATGCCCTCGTCAGAAGCCCAGTTGCCCTCCTGGAGTGAGCTTGGTGAGAGATGGCTGTGGATGCTGTAAAATCTGTGCTAAGCAACCAGGGGACACCTGCAACGAAGCTGACCTCTGTGACCCCCACAAAGGGCTGTACTGTGACTACTCAGCAGACAGGCCTAGGTACGAGACCGGAGTGTGTGCAT acCTTGTAGCTGTGGGATGTGAGTTCAACAGGGTTCATTATCATAATGGCCAAGTGTTCCAGCCCCATCCACTGTTCAGCTGCCTCTGTGTGAGTGGGGCCATTGGATGCACACCTCTGTTCATACCAAAGCTGGCTGACAGTCACTGCTCGGGGGCTAAAGGTGGAAAGAAGACTGATCAATCAAAATGTGGCCTGGCATCGTCACAACAGCAGCTTTCAACAAGCTACAAAACAATGCCAG ATGCGTGCCAGGCTTTTAATCTGCTTCCTGCGCTGTGGTCTTTAAACTGTTGCCTACATTCCAG CTTATAG